A portion of the Chromobacterium sp. IIBBL 290-4 genome contains these proteins:
- the adhE gene encoding bifunctional acetaldehyde-CoA/alcohol dehydrogenase codes for MAVSNQIELDALVARVKKAQIAFAQFTQEQVDHIFRSAALAAADARIPLARMAVAETGMGVMEDKVIKNHFASEYIYNKYKDEKTCGVLSEDDTFGTITIAEPIGVLCGIVPTTNPTSTAIFKALISLKTRNGIIFSPHPRARRSTCEAARLVLEAAVAAGAPQDIIGWIDEPSVALSNQLMHHPDVNLILATGGPGMVKAAYSSGKPAIGVGAGNTPAVIDETADIKRAVASILMSKTFDNGVVCASEQSVIIVDEIYEAVRERFSKHGGYILSKSEAEAVRKVILQDGSLNAAIVGQSAAKIAAMAGIEVPPTTKVLIGEVTEVSEKEAFAHEKLSPTLAMYRAKNFLDACDKAAELVTMGGIGHTSALYTDQDLQEERVRYFGDKMKTARILINTPSSQGGIGDLYNFSLAPSLTLGCGSWGGNSISENVGPKHLINKKTVAKRAENMLWHKLPKSIYFRRGSLPVALEDLAGKKRCLIVTGQYLFEHGFIDEPIRLLKKMGLEVETFFEVPADPTLAVVRKGADLAHAFKPDVIMAIGGGSPMDAAKIMWVMYEHPEVHFADLALRFMDIRKRIYQFPKLGQKAMMVAVPTTSGTGSEVTPFAVVTDEVTGVKYPIADYELTPNMAIVDANLVMDMPKSLTAFGGIDAVTHALEAYVSVMANEYSDPQALQALKLLKEYLPSSYLNGAKDPKAREQVHNAATIAGIAFANAFLGVCHSMAHKIGAEFGLAHGLANALLISNVIRYNAADVPTKQTAFSQYDRPKSVARYAEIARHLGLEASRDHERVEKLIEWVDELKQVLGIPSSIQGAGVAESDFLAKVDELAEAAFDDQCTGANPRYPLISELKQLLLDSFYGRPYKEAWERDEAVAEDKPAKGKKSK; via the coding sequence ATGGCAGTCAGCAATCAAATCGAACTCGACGCCCTGGTGGCCCGCGTCAAGAAGGCGCAAATCGCCTTCGCACAGTTCACGCAAGAGCAGGTAGACCACATTTTCCGCTCGGCCGCGCTGGCCGCCGCCGACGCCCGCATCCCGCTGGCGCGGATGGCCGTCGCCGAAACCGGCATGGGCGTGATGGAAGACAAAGTGATCAAGAACCACTTCGCTTCCGAATACATCTACAACAAGTACAAGGACGAGAAGACCTGCGGCGTGCTGTCCGAAGACGACACCTTCGGCACCATCACCATCGCCGAGCCGATAGGCGTGCTGTGCGGCATCGTGCCGACCACCAACCCGACCTCCACCGCCATCTTCAAGGCGCTGATCTCGCTGAAAACCCGCAACGGCATCATCTTCTCGCCGCACCCGCGCGCGCGCCGCTCCACCTGTGAAGCCGCCCGCCTGGTGCTGGAAGCCGCCGTCGCCGCCGGCGCGCCGCAAGACATCATAGGCTGGATCGATGAGCCGTCCGTCGCGCTGTCCAACCAGCTGATGCACCACCCCGACGTCAACCTGATCCTGGCCACCGGCGGCCCGGGCATGGTGAAAGCCGCTTACTCCTCCGGCAAGCCCGCCATCGGCGTCGGCGCCGGCAACACCCCGGCAGTGATAGACGAAACCGCCGACATCAAGCGCGCCGTCGCCTCCATCCTGATGTCCAAGACCTTCGACAACGGCGTGGTGTGCGCGTCCGAGCAGTCGGTCATCATCGTCGATGAAATCTACGAAGCGGTGCGCGAGCGCTTCTCCAAGCACGGCGGCTACATCCTGTCCAAGAGCGAAGCCGAGGCCGTGCGCAAGGTGATTCTGCAGGATGGCAGCCTGAACGCCGCCATCGTCGGCCAGAGCGCCGCCAAGATCGCCGCCATGGCCGGCATCGAAGTGCCGCCGACCACCAAGGTGCTGATCGGCGAAGTGACGGAAGTGTCCGAGAAGGAAGCCTTCGCCCACGAGAAACTGTCGCCCACCCTGGCCATGTACCGCGCCAAGAACTTCCTCGACGCTTGCGACAAGGCCGCCGAGCTGGTGACCATGGGCGGCATCGGCCACACCTCGGCGCTGTACACCGATCAAGACCTGCAAGAAGAGCGCGTGCGCTACTTCGGCGACAAGATGAAGACCGCCCGCATCCTGATCAACACCCCGTCCTCGCAAGGCGGCATCGGCGACTTGTACAACTTCAGCCTGGCGCCGTCGCTGACCCTGGGTTGCGGCTCCTGGGGCGGCAACTCCATCTCCGAGAACGTCGGTCCCAAGCACCTGATCAACAAGAAAACCGTCGCCAAGAGGGCTGAAAACATGCTGTGGCACAAGCTGCCGAAGTCCATCTACTTCCGCCGCGGCTCCTTGCCGGTGGCGCTGGAAGACCTGGCCGGCAAGAAACGCTGCCTGATCGTCACCGGCCAGTATCTGTTCGAGCACGGCTTCATCGACGAGCCGATCCGCTTGCTGAAGAAGATGGGCCTGGAAGTGGAAACCTTCTTCGAAGTGCCGGCCGATCCGACCCTGGCCGTGGTGCGCAAGGGCGCCGACCTGGCCCACGCCTTCAAGCCGGACGTGATCATGGCCATCGGCGGCGGCTCGCCTATGGACGCGGCCAAGATCATGTGGGTGATGTACGAACATCCGGAAGTGCATTTCGCCGATCTGGCGCTGCGCTTCATGGACATCCGCAAGCGCATCTACCAGTTCCCGAAACTGGGCCAGAAAGCGATGATGGTGGCCGTGCCGACCACTTCCGGCACCGGCTCCGAAGTCACCCCGTTCGCGGTGGTGACCGATGAAGTTACCGGCGTGAAATACCCGATTGCCGACTACGAGCTGACCCCGAACATGGCCATCGTCGACGCCAACCTGGTGATGGACATGCCCAAGTCCTTGACCGCTTTCGGCGGCATCGACGCGGTGACGCACGCGCTGGAAGCTTATGTGTCGGTGATGGCCAACGAGTACTCCGACCCGCAAGCCCTGCAGGCGCTGAAGCTGCTGAAGGAATACCTGCCCTCGTCCTACCTGAACGGCGCCAAGGATCCGAAGGCGCGCGAACAAGTGCACAATGCGGCCACCATCGCCGGCATCGCTTTCGCCAACGCCTTCCTGGGCGTCTGCCACTCGATGGCGCACAAGATCGGCGCCGAGTTCGGCTTGGCGCACGGCCTGGCCAACGCGTTGCTGATCAGCAATGTGATCCGCTACAACGCCGCCGACGTGCCGACCAAGCAAACCGCCTTCAGCCAGTACGACCGGCCGAAGAGCGTGGCGCGCTATGCCGAAATCGCCCGCCATCTGGGCCTGGAGGCCAGCCGCGACCACGAGCGCGTGGAAAAGCTGATCGAATGGGTGGACGAGCTGAAGCAAGTGCTGGGCATCCCGTCGTCTATCCAGGGCGCGGGCGTGGCCGAGTCCGACTTCCTGGCCAAGGTGGACGAACTGGCCGAAGCCGCCTTCGACGACCAGTGTACCGGCGCCAACCCGCGCTACCCGCTGATCAGCGAGCTGAAGCAACTGCTGCTCGACAGCTTCTACGGCCGTCCGTACAAGGAAGCCTGGGAGCGCGATGAGGCCGTCGCCGAAGACAAGCCGGCCAAGGGCAAGAAGTCCAAGTAA
- a CDS encoding carbonic anhydrase: MGWWLAAAWLLPALQQAWAEDAPPADSQVQQVIKLPLKVAKPPEQAPAAEGAATPKSPEMAKPKGKEAKGKEAKPAAAKSEAASSGAGKEAKPAAQPEKLEPSVSMGKPPGRDLSQPSPEVHAPGGKSALAHHAKTRHVAKAAHGKAGGESAEVRNVVANILKANSASINKRNPGHFAKLGERASPKATVVACSSPGGQVGMAGGDADLFVISNLGNQLASSEGSIEYGVRNLHTPLLMFVSHTGCGAIKAAAGDYSDLGPAVQKELDNIEIPKGIDATNGALININNQVEGAILKFSGEVEAGKLAVLGGYYDYNNDLKQGRGKLVITNINGETDPARIRELTRSGRYFHYGFMGR; encoded by the coding sequence ATGGGATGGTGGTTGGCGGCGGCTTGGCTGCTGCCCGCGCTGCAGCAGGCCTGGGCGGAAGACGCGCCGCCGGCCGACTCCCAGGTGCAGCAAGTGATCAAATTGCCGCTTAAGGTTGCCAAACCGCCCGAGCAGGCGCCCGCCGCCGAGGGCGCGGCAACGCCGAAATCGCCTGAGATGGCCAAACCCAAAGGCAAGGAAGCCAAGGGCAAGGAGGCCAAGCCCGCGGCGGCGAAGTCAGAGGCGGCCTCCTCCGGCGCCGGCAAGGAAGCGAAGCCGGCGGCGCAGCCGGAAAAGCTGGAGCCGTCGGTCAGCATGGGCAAGCCGCCCGGCCGCGATTTGAGCCAGCCCAGCCCCGAAGTGCATGCGCCCGGCGGCAAATCCGCCCTGGCGCATCATGCCAAGACCCGCCATGTGGCCAAGGCGGCGCATGGCAAGGCCGGCGGCGAATCGGCGGAAGTGCGCAATGTGGTGGCGAATATCCTCAAGGCCAATAGCGCGTCCATCAACAAGCGCAACCCGGGGCACTTCGCCAAGCTGGGCGAGCGCGCCAGCCCCAAGGCGACAGTGGTGGCTTGCTCCAGCCCCGGCGGCCAAGTGGGCATGGCGGGCGGCGACGCCGATCTGTTCGTGATCAGCAATCTGGGCAATCAACTGGCCAGCTCCGAAGGCTCTATCGAATACGGCGTGCGCAATCTGCATACTCCCTTGCTGATGTTCGTCAGCCACACCGGCTGCGGCGCGATCAAGGCGGCGGCGGGCGATTACAGCGATCTGGGGCCGGCGGTGCAGAAGGAGCTCGACAATATCGAGATTCCCAAGGGCATCGACGCTACCAACGGCGCGCTGATCAACATCAACAACCAGGTGGAGGGCGCCATCCTCAAGTTTTCCGGCGAGGTGGAAGCCGGCAAGCTGGCGGTGCTGGGCGGCTACTACGATTACAACAACGATCTGAAACAAGGGCGCGGCAAACTGGTGATCACCAATATCAACGGCGAGACCGATCCGGCCCGCATTCGCGAACTGACGCGCAGCGGACGTTACTTCCATTACGGCTTCATGGGCCGGTAG
- a CDS encoding DMT family transporter produces MPYLALTLAMFLWSSAFIVLKYVFEFYSPLAVLFARMAIACLCLLPLAMGGRISWRYRKGDWPWLLAMGLAEPCLYFLFEANALTLTSASQAGVVTATLPMLMAIGARVFLGERQPAQTWCGIALSFAGVIWLSLDTQAGLGSPDPSLGNLLEFCAMVCACGYVLIAKRMSTRYSPLAITGIQTVTGCVWFGLAMLTPWGHWPSQLHLLPSLWVVYLGAVITLGAYGLYTWAVSRIPVARAGAFNNLIPVFTVLLAWLLLNEQFQPWQGAAGALVFAGVWLSQRRAA; encoded by the coding sequence TTGCCTTATCTCGCCCTGACGCTGGCCATGTTTCTATGGTCCAGCGCTTTCATCGTTCTCAAATACGTTTTCGAATTCTATTCGCCGCTGGCCGTGCTGTTCGCGCGGATGGCCATCGCCTGCCTGTGCCTGCTGCCGCTGGCGATGGGCGGGCGCATCAGCTGGCGCTATCGCAAGGGCGATTGGCCCTGGCTGCTGGCCATGGGCCTGGCCGAGCCCTGTCTGTATTTCCTGTTCGAAGCCAATGCGCTGACCTTGACCAGCGCCTCGCAGGCCGGGGTGGTGACGGCTACGCTGCCCATGCTGATGGCGATAGGCGCGCGCGTCTTTTTGGGCGAGAGGCAGCCGGCGCAGACCTGGTGCGGCATCGCGCTGTCTTTCGCCGGCGTGATCTGGCTCAGCCTGGACACCCAGGCGGGGCTGGGCTCGCCCGATCCTTCGCTAGGCAACTTGCTGGAGTTCTGCGCCATGGTGTGCGCCTGCGGCTATGTGTTGATCGCCAAGCGCATGTCGACGCGCTACTCGCCCCTGGCCATCACCGGCATCCAGACGGTGACCGGCTGCGTCTGGTTCGGCCTGGCCATGTTGACGCCGTGGGGCCATTGGCCCAGCCAGCTGCATCTGCTGCCCAGCCTGTGGGTGGTTTACCTGGGCGCGGTGATCACGCTGGGCGCGTATGGCTTGTACACCTGGGCGGTGTCGCGGATTCCGGTCGCCCGCGCCGGCGCTTTCAATAATCTGATACCGGTATTCACCGTGCTGCTGGCCTGGCTGTTGTTGAACGAACAGTTCCAGCCCTGGCAGGGCGCGGCCGGCGCGCTGGTGTTCGCCGGCGTGTGGCTGAGCCAGCGGCGGGCCGCATGA
- a CDS encoding MFS transporter, translated as MGSGGAAALAERPEAAGSALSAWTIGILAACAAMSVANVYYAQPLLEAISQDLSIGPALAGGVISATQLGCALALCFVVPLGDILNRSRLIKLQLCLLLPALGGVAWAGSAAGLLLGMTATGLLGTAMTQGVIGYAAALASPEERGRIVGTVQSGVVIGLLLARTVAGIVSDLGGWRAVYLASAGVTLLMLALLSRILRPHPPMAGGMAYRRLLMSMLALLRDEPVLRVRGMLGLLMFAALGVFWSAMALPLSGASFAYTRTEIGAFGLVGMAGALAAARAGYWTDQGKGQAVTLAALLCLLASWPMLAGMDRMAVFIAGIILLDLGGQAIHVVNQGLILASRPEAQSRLVACYMLFYSAGSGLGAISSTTVYARFGWSGVCWLGAAISAAALAFWRATLPRH; from the coding sequence ATGGGGAGCGGCGGCGCAGCGGCGCTGGCGGAGAGGCCGGAGGCGGCCGGCTCCGCGCTCAGCGCCTGGACGATAGGCATACTGGCGGCGTGCGCGGCCATGAGCGTGGCCAATGTGTACTATGCCCAGCCGCTGCTGGAGGCGATTTCTCAAGATTTGAGCATAGGTCCGGCGTTGGCGGGGGGCGTGATCAGCGCCACTCAGCTGGGCTGCGCCCTGGCTTTGTGCTTTGTCGTGCCTTTGGGCGATATTCTGAACCGTTCCCGGCTGATCAAGCTGCAACTGTGCTTGTTGTTGCCCGCTTTGGGCGGCGTTGCCTGGGCGGGCAGCGCGGCGGGGCTCTTGCTGGGCATGACCGCCACCGGCTTGCTGGGCACGGCGATGACCCAGGGCGTGATCGGCTATGCCGCAGCCTTGGCCTCGCCGGAGGAGAGAGGGCGCATAGTCGGCACGGTGCAAAGCGGAGTGGTGATCGGCCTGCTGCTGGCACGCACCGTGGCGGGCATCGTCAGCGATCTGGGCGGCTGGCGGGCGGTGTATCTGGCTTCGGCCGGCGTAACGCTGTTGATGCTGGCGCTGTTGTCGCGGATTCTGCGCCCGCATCCGCCCATGGCCGGCGGCATGGCGTATCGCCGCTTGCTAATGTCCATGCTGGCTTTATTGCGCGATGAGCCGGTTTTGCGCGTCCGCGGCATGCTGGGCTTGTTAATGTTCGCGGCGCTGGGCGTATTCTGGAGCGCGATGGCCCTGCCCTTGAGCGGAGCGTCCTTCGCCTATACGAGGACGGAAATCGGTGCCTTCGGCCTGGTGGGGATGGCCGGCGCGCTGGCGGCGGCGCGGGCCGGCTATTGGACCGATCAGGGCAAAGGCCAGGCGGTGACGCTGGCTGCCTTGCTCTGCTTGTTGGCGTCCTGGCCTATGCTGGCCGGCATGGACCGGATGGCGGTTTTCATCGCCGGCATCATTTTGCTGGACTTGGGCGGCCAGGCCATCCATGTAGTGAACCAGGGGCTGATTCTGGCCAGCAGGCCGGAGGCGCAAAGCCGGCTGGTGGCTTGCTATATGTTGTTTTATTCGGCCGGCAGCGGCCTGGGGGCGATCAGCTCCACCACGGTCTATGCCCGTTTCGGCTGGAGCGGCGTGTGTTGGCTGGGCGCGGCGATCAGCGCCGCGGCGCTGGCGTTCTGGCGCGCGACGCTGCCGCGGCATTGA
- a CDS encoding ester cyclase, producing the protein MSAIGTREVVEGFLREVRSGRDPEAAHRYLAEQVTAHQLESEHPRALPRGPANYAEHVREFRKLFGDFDLRIDELLVDGDKAYARWTQFGHHQGDIDGHAPTGRSLSVIDSACYRVKEGKIIEYWIQADRWGLLAQLNEERL; encoded by the coding sequence ATGAGCGCGATCGGCACGCGGGAAGTCGTGGAGGGTTTTCTGCGCGAGGTCCGCTCCGGGCGCGATCCCGAGGCGGCGCATCGCTATCTGGCGGAGCAGGTGACGGCTCACCAGCTGGAGTCCGAACATCCGCGCGCCTTGCCGCGCGGCCCGGCCAATTACGCCGAACATGTGCGCGAGTTCCGCAAGCTGTTCGGCGACTTCGATCTGCGCATAGACGAGTTGTTGGTCGATGGCGACAAGGCCTATGCGCGCTGGACCCAGTTTGGCCATCATCAGGGCGATATCGACGGCCATGCGCCGACCGGGCGCTCGCTGAGCGTGATCGACAGCGCTTGTTACCGGGTGAAGGAGGGCAAGATCATCGAGTACTGGATACAGGCCGACCGCTGGGGCTTGCTGGCGCAGCTGAATGAGGAAAGGCTGTGA
- a CDS encoding LysR family transcriptional regulator, with the protein MRTNTLPDATALLAFDALVRRGSFTAAAEELDCTKSRVSQLIKALEKDLGTVLVLRNTRRVALTETGQQLARHADKLRSLLERVRIDINEAENEVSGPLVISCGTSFAQHLIAPLLAELALKHPGLQLKLQVENRLQDPVAEGLDFCVRTRYVNDEALVAKPLGYVREWAFAAPDYLAKSPPLEEPEDLIQHRILLDTSRPQQGEAPEWRLENQGLQRRIPVRPVISSHQYGPLLSAAIAGNGIALLPYYCVRQYLASGQLVPVLPGWSHDYWPVFLVYPYRHPLPRKYQAFIQHVVPRLRALLKSEIDPDQGADMPPLSE; encoded by the coding sequence ATGAGAACAAATACCCTTCCCGACGCCACCGCCTTGCTCGCCTTCGACGCGCTGGTGCGCCGCGGCAGCTTCACCGCCGCCGCCGAAGAACTGGACTGCACCAAGAGCCGGGTCAGCCAGTTGATCAAGGCCCTGGAAAAAGACCTGGGCACGGTGCTGGTGCTGCGCAACACCCGCCGGGTGGCGCTGACCGAAACCGGCCAACAGCTGGCGCGCCACGCCGACAAGCTGCGCAGCCTGCTGGAGCGCGTGCGCATCGATATCAACGAGGCGGAAAACGAAGTCAGCGGCCCGCTGGTGATCAGTTGCGGCACCTCCTTCGCCCAGCATCTGATCGCGCCGCTGCTGGCCGAGCTCGCCCTCAAGCACCCCGGCCTGCAATTGAAGCTGCAAGTGGAAAACCGCTTGCAAGACCCGGTGGCCGAGGGGCTGGATTTCTGCGTGCGCACCCGCTACGTCAACGACGAGGCGCTGGTGGCCAAACCGCTGGGCTATGTGCGCGAGTGGGCTTTCGCCGCGCCGGACTACCTGGCCAAATCGCCGCCGCTGGAGGAGCCTGAGGATCTGATCCAGCATCGCATCCTGCTGGACACCAGCCGGCCGCAGCAGGGCGAGGCGCCGGAATGGCGGCTGGAAAACCAGGGCTTGCAGCGGCGCATTCCGGTGCGGCCGGTGATTTCCAGTCACCAATACGGTCCCTTGCTGTCCGCCGCCATCGCCGGCAACGGCATCGCGCTGCTGCCTTATTATTGCGTGCGCCAATATCTGGCCAGCGGCCAGCTGGTGCCGGTGCTGCCGGGCTGGAGCCATGATTATTGGCCGGTGTTCCTGGTCTATCCCTACCGCCACCCGCTGCCGCGCAAATACCAGGCCTTCATCCAGCATGTGGTGCCCAGGCTGCGCGCCTTGCTCAAGAGCGAGATTGATCCAGACCAAGGCGCGGATATGCCGCCGTTGTCAGAATAA
- a CDS encoding FAD-dependent oxidoreductase: MEHRDIVIVGGGMVGSALGAALADHGLSVCVLEKDEPAPFAPEQAPDLRVSAISPASAAFLASIGAWESVLAMRATPYRRMQVWEGDEAGGALFDAAEAGVDALGHIVENRIVQLAATAALKQRQAVDYRCPASVSDIIYRPQASQLTLSDGSRLQARLMIAADGARSLVREAAGIGITSWDYPMHALVLSCRVAAEQQDITWQRFTATGPLAFLPLSGDAASLVWYHRPEEVKRLFALSDEELIAAVSQAFPRKLPGIRELVARGSFGLTRRHAQRYAREGVALAGDAAHTIHPLAGQGVNLGFQDAALLARTILDAYAKGEDWASEKVLARYQRARKPANLAMQTGMDAFCYGFSNEIPPLKALRGLGLKMADKAGPLKRGVIRYALGLSPMQGRG, translated from the coding sequence ATGGAACACCGCGATATCGTGATCGTCGGCGGCGGCATGGTGGGCAGCGCGCTGGGCGCGGCGCTGGCCGACCACGGCTTGTCGGTCTGCGTGCTGGAAAAAGACGAACCCGCACCTTTTGCGCCGGAACAAGCGCCGGACCTGCGGGTATCGGCGATCAGCCCGGCCTCGGCCGCATTCCTGGCCAGCATAGGCGCCTGGGAAAGCGTGCTGGCGATGCGCGCCACGCCCTATCGCCGCATGCAGGTGTGGGAAGGCGACGAAGCCGGCGGAGCCCTGTTCGATGCCGCCGAAGCCGGCGTGGACGCGCTGGGCCACATCGTGGAAAACCGCATTGTGCAACTGGCCGCCACCGCCGCCTTGAAACAGAGGCAAGCTGTCGATTACCGCTGCCCGGCCTCGGTTTCCGACATCATCTATCGGCCGCAGGCCTCGCAACTGACCTTGTCCGACGGCAGCCGGCTGCAGGCGCGGCTGATGATAGCCGCCGACGGCGCACGCTCCCTGGTGCGCGAAGCCGCCGGCATAGGCATCACCAGCTGGGATTACCCCATGCACGCGCTGGTGCTGTCCTGCCGCGTGGCGGCCGAACAGCAGGACATCACCTGGCAGCGCTTCACCGCCACCGGCCCGCTGGCCTTCCTGCCGCTGAGCGGCGACGCGGCTTCGCTGGTCTGGTATCACCGCCCGGAAGAAGTGAAGCGGCTGTTCGCCTTGTCCGACGAGGAACTGATCGCCGCCGTGTCCCAGGCCTTCCCGCGCAAACTGCCCGGCATCCGCGAACTGGTGGCGCGCGGCAGTTTCGGCCTGACTCGCCGCCATGCCCAGCGTTATGCGCGCGAAGGCGTGGCGTTGGCCGGCGACGCCGCCCACACCATCCACCCCTTGGCCGGACAGGGCGTGAACCTGGGTTTCCAGGACGCGGCGCTGCTGGCCAGAACCATTCTGGACGCTTACGCCAAGGGCGAGGATTGGGCCAGCGAGAAGGTGTTGGCGCGCTACCAGCGCGCGCGCAAGCCGGCCAATCTGGCGATGCAGACCGGCATGGACGCCTTCTGCTATGGTTTCTCCAATGAAATACCGCCGCTCAAGGCCCTGCGCGGCCTGGGCCTCAAAATGGCAGACAAGGCGGGACCGCTCAAACGCGGCGTGATACGCTACGCGCTCGGCTTATCCCCCATGCAAGGCCGCGGCTGA